The Enoplosus armatus isolate fEnoArm2 chromosome 5, fEnoArm2.hap1, whole genome shotgun sequence genome contains the following window.
CATTTTCAGCTACCTGTGTTGTTGACCCTGAGCTGGACTCTGGTTTATCCGATATCTGGATTTGGAAATCCGGAAAGAAACGGGAACTCTGGAGGATTGCTGCCATCTCTCCATTTACGTCCACAGCCACATCTTTCTGCGTGGCACACAAGAAAACATTGACctcatattaattaattataacaGATTATTTTTAGATGTGAATATGCAGGATTTTCTTCTCTGAAATTGAATTTTCTTCTCAACACATATAGACTTACTTTTCTTCTTACTGGAACAATAAGCCACAGGTTAGTAAATAACCTGGGAAACATTGATGAAGCAATTCAGTATTTGCTTCATTCTCTGATGACTTTTATTATACCTTGAAACAGTGGGAGGAATCAAAGTCCAGCTGATCTGGGAAATCTGCCACAGTCCCTTTATAGGTCACTGTTGCCTCAGACAGGACTGGATGTTTGGGCAACTTAAAGAGCCGGAAAGTGCCCGAAGTATAACTGATGTcacctgcaaaagaaaatgaagctgTGGCTCATTTgcagaatgaaaatgatttgcacACGTCATCAAAAGTCAGCGTTGCCTTTTGGTACCTGCTTTTGCTTTGAGCTCACTGTTGTAGATCACAATGTGGCTTGCTGAAACAAGGTGTGGCGTGCTGAAACCGACGCTGTGGGCCAATGAAATGAGATCCTGCCAAAACAGAGAGCCGCCCATTCCTTCACCTGGGCCCGAAAACAAAGAGGTCACAGCCAAAGGATACTGTAAATCTGTGATGCAGGGATTCTGTATTCGTGCCTTTTACATTTAAGTTTTAGAtgataatataatgttattttacCCCACAGGACTGGATCTTGCTTCATGTGATCGGGAACGACTTTGCTGGCATACATGTCACTAAAGTACAGCTCACCTCCCTCCTGTGTAAAATGAGAGTGTGATGAGAACCATGAACAGTACGTTCCTGTACATCTTTCTCTTTAATGTAGTTGGTAGAAATTCTTCAGACTAACCTTTAGGACATTGTGAGCTTGCTGTAGCACGGCTCTTTTATCAGGACACAAACAGATTACACAGTTGGATC
Protein-coding sequences here:
- the LOC139285597 gene encoding arsenite methyltransferase isoform X1 — protein: MATSDDVRENVKKYYGSRLESSCDLQTSATSCSLSCRPVPRSVTDALSLVHPEVIKKFFGCGLPFPAKLEGCRVLDLGSGSGRDCYAFSKLVGPSGRVTGIDMTEELITASREYIEYHQNKCGYQEPNVSFVQGYMEKLSEAGIQSDSMDVVLSNCVICLCPDKRAVLQQAHNVLKEGGELYFSDMYASKVVPDHMKQDPVLWGEGMGGSLFWQDLISLAHSVGFSTPHLVSASHIVIYNSELKAKAGDISYTSGTFRLFKLPKHPVLSEATVTYKGTVADFPDQLDFDSSHCFKKDVAVDVNGEMAAILQSSRFFPDFQIQISDKPESSSGSTTQFCHLNPFLLADKLGSSVTKCSKTSK
- the LOC139285597 gene encoding arsenite methyltransferase isoform X2, with protein sequence MATSDDVRENVKKYYGSRLESSCDLQTSATSCSLSCRPVPRSVTDALSLVHPEVIKKFFGCGLPFPAKLEGCRVLDLGSGSGRDCYAFSKLVGPSGRVTGIDMTEELGYMEKLSEAGIQSDSMDVVLSNCVICLCPDKRAVLQQAHNVLKEGGELYFSDMYASKVVPDHMKQDPVLWGEGMGGSLFWQDLISLAHSVGFSTPHLVSASHIVIYNSELKAKAGDISYTSGTFRLFKLPKHPVLSEATVTYKGTVADFPDQLDFDSSHCFKKDVAVDVNGEMAAILQSSRFFPDFQIQISDKPESSSGSTTQFCHLNPFLLADKLGSSVTKCSKTSK